From Salinicoccus roseus, one genomic window encodes:
- a CDS encoding AI-2E family transporter, with translation MTNKVWFQTGIAIIITLLIIMLVIRVQVVFEPALTVVTTIFVPLLLGGLLYYITEPIQRLLERRGVGRLTSILAVFVIIILVLTALAMVIVPMVTQQVQNLISRAPAIQNDIQDLFNVILSYRDRLPIDPQQYVQDALDQGSQMLSNLASNAFTILTSTVSILITLILIPFFFFFMLKDHEKFIPSMVSPFSGTTKQFMTEMMYDVDRTLRAFIQGQMLVSFILCIILYIGYAIIGLDYALLLAIFALFMNLIPFIGPWVAFLPAALLAVIQDPILLLWVSGITLVAQQIESNLITPNVMGQTLKLHPLTVITVVLAAGNIAGFIGMLIAIPTYAVVKTIIQNIWRYRSNLRETMLAEANDAGAE, from the coding sequence ATGACGAATAAAGTCTGGTTCCAAACCGGTATAGCAATCATCATAACGCTTTTGATCATCATGCTCGTCATCCGGGTCCAGGTCGTCTTCGAACCGGCATTGACGGTCGTGACGACAATATTCGTGCCGCTGCTGCTGGGCGGCCTGCTCTACTACATCACCGAGCCCATACAGCGTCTGCTGGAGCGGCGGGGGGTAGGGAGGCTGACGAGCATCCTCGCGGTGTTCGTCATCATTATACTCGTGCTGACGGCGCTTGCCATGGTCATCGTTCCGATGGTCACCCAGCAGGTGCAGAACCTGATCTCCCGTGCACCGGCGATCCAGAACGATATACAGGATCTCTTCAATGTCATCCTGTCCTATCGTGACCGGCTTCCGATCGATCCCCAGCAGTATGTGCAGGATGCACTGGATCAGGGATCCCAGATGCTCTCCAATCTGGCGAGCAATGCCTTCACCATCCTGACGAGTACGGTGAGCATACTGATCACGCTTATCCTGATTCCGTTCTTCTTCTTCTTCATGCTGAAGGATCACGAGAAGTTCATTCCATCCATGGTCTCCCCGTTCAGCGGTACAACGAAGCAGTTCATGACCGAGATGATGTATGATGTCGACCGGACACTGCGTGCCTTCATCCAGGGGCAGATGCTGGTCAGCTTCATCCTGTGCATCATCCTCTATATCGGTTATGCAATCATTGGACTGGATTATGCACTGCTGCTCGCGATATTCGCGCTCTTCATGAACCTGATTCCATTCATCGGTCCATGGGTGGCCTTCCTGCCGGCAGCGCTCCTTGCTGTCATCCAGGACCCGATTCTGCTGCTCTGGGTATCGGGCATCACACTGGTCGCCCAGCAGATCGAAAGCAACCTGATTACACCGAACGTCATGGGCCAGACATTGAAGCTGCATCCGCTCACGGTCATCACCGTGGTGCTTGCTGCAGGAAATATCGCCGGATTCATCGGCATGCTGATCGCCATACCGACTTATGCGGTCGTCAAGACGATCATCCAGAATATTTGGCGCTACCGCAGCAACCTTAGGGAGACGATGCTTGCGGAAGCGAACGACGCCGGGGCGGAGTGA
- a CDS encoding alanine/glycine:cation symporter family protein has protein sequence MQTIVDFLNGLVWSSPLVYGLLAVGLYFSLRMRFFQIRHFKEMIRLMFQGEKSPVGISSFQALAISLSGRVGTGNIVGVATAIFIGGPGAIFWMWLIAFLGAGSAFVESTLAQIYKQNEDNQYRGGPAYYIEKGLGGKLGKIYAGAFALVTILATGFLLPGIQSNSIAGSMTNSFPLPHWVIGAALVILVGLVIFGGVRSIARVASAVVPFMALIYVLVAIIVVIMNIQDVPALLGLIFRSAFGMEQQFGGIVGAMIAIGVQRGIYSNEAGQGTGPHAAGAAEVSHPAKQGLVQAFSVYVDTLFVCTATALMILMTGMYNVSDGEDGLIVDSGVHQVSPDGEENYGGTVAYTQAGLDRAFSGQETFDVDFVGFGSYFISFALLFFCYTTILAYYYIAETNLVYLTHGRWPIAKILLGVLLIASVFYGTISSAGLAWDMGDLGVGLMAWLNVIAILILQKPAIAALKDFERQKKEKGSGKFAVYSPDPSEVKEADFWHHDYPKRLEDEKEYNMDFKNIDR, from the coding sequence ATGCAGACAATCGTAGATTTTCTGAATGGTCTGGTATGGAGTTCACCACTCGTTTACGGTCTTTTGGCCGTAGGGCTCTACTTCAGCCTTAGGATGCGCTTCTTCCAGATCAGACACTTCAAGGAAATGATCAGACTGATGTTCCAAGGGGAGAAATCACCAGTCGGCATTTCAAGCTTCCAGGCACTCGCGATATCACTATCGGGACGTGTCGGAACCGGTAACATCGTCGGTGTTGCAACAGCCATCTTCATCGGTGGTCCCGGCGCAATCTTCTGGATGTGGCTCATCGCCTTCCTGGGCGCGGGGAGTGCATTCGTGGAATCCACACTGGCTCAGATCTATAAGCAGAATGAAGATAATCAATACCGTGGTGGCCCAGCCTACTACATAGAAAAAGGACTTGGCGGAAAGCTCGGCAAGATCTATGCCGGTGCATTCGCCCTCGTGACCATCCTTGCGACAGGATTCCTGCTTCCGGGCATACAATCCAACTCGATCGCAGGATCCATGACGAATTCGTTCCCGCTGCCGCACTGGGTGATCGGTGCAGCACTTGTCATACTTGTCGGTCTCGTCATCTTCGGCGGGGTCAGGTCGATTGCACGCGTTGCCTCCGCCGTCGTACCATTCATGGCGCTGATCTATGTCCTCGTCGCCATCATCGTCGTCATCATGAATATCCAGGATGTTCCGGCGCTGTTAGGACTCATCTTCAGAAGTGCCTTCGGCATGGAGCAGCAGTTCGGCGGCATCGTCGGTGCGATGATTGCCATCGGCGTACAGCGCGGCATATACTCAAACGAAGCCGGACAGGGTACAGGACCGCACGCAGCTGGTGCTGCTGAAGTCTCCCACCCTGCAAAGCAGGGGCTTGTCCAGGCATTCTCGGTATATGTCGATACACTTTTCGTATGTACAGCAACAGCACTCATGATCCTCATGACGGGTATGTACAACGTATCCGACGGTGAAGACGGACTCATCGTCGACAGTGGTGTCCACCAGGTGTCACCGGATGGTGAAGAGAACTATGGCGGTACGGTCGCCTATACGCAGGCCGGACTCGACCGGGCGTTCAGCGGTCAGGAGACGTTCGATGTTGATTTCGTAGGCTTCGGCTCCTACTTCATCTCATTTGCACTGCTGTTCTTCTGCTACACCACCATCCTTGCCTACTACTACATCGCAGAGACGAACCTCGTCTACCTGACGCATGGCCGCTGGCCGATCGCCAAGATCCTCCTGGGTGTGCTGCTGATTGCTTCCGTATTCTACGGTACAATCAGTTCAGCCGGACTCGCATGGGATATGGGTGACCTCGGTGTCGGACTGATGGCATGGCTCAACGTCATCGCCATACTGATCCTCCAGAAGCCGGCCATCGCCGCGCTCAAGGACTTCGAGCGTCAGAAGAAAGAGAAGGGTTCCGGAAAGTTCGCCGTGTATTCACCAGATCCATCAGAGGTGAAGGAAGCGGACTTCTGGCATCATGACTATCCGAAACGCCTCGAAGATGAAAAAGAGTACAATATGGACTTCAAGAACATCGATCGATAA
- a CDS encoding alpha/beta hydrolase, producing MDMTPGKIHSIDFKSETLEETYEIQYYLPKNYSDLYKHRVVITFDSQDFFRYGQIERAYEKLRKAEEIDRAIIVGVPYPSVDWRYDYFDPNGEHHEAFITFVAHELISWVDENFPTLKVGTSRTLMGDSLAGSFAFSIAAKYPATFSNALALSPFVDDAFIERFKSQMTLMHLDLYHTIGLEEDDFETISGEQADFLTPNRELNEYLSTQMLEYTYRELDGGHIWKSWKPELEPALRHFLS from the coding sequence ATGGACATGACACCAGGAAAGATACACAGTATTGATTTCAAATCGGAAACGTTGGAAGAAACTTATGAAATCCAATACTATCTGCCGAAAAACTATTCAGACCTTTATAAACACCGTGTGGTGATCACATTCGATTCTCAGGACTTCTTCAGGTATGGCCAGATCGAACGTGCCTACGAAAAACTGAGGAAGGCTGAGGAGATCGACCGCGCCATCATCGTCGGCGTGCCCTACCCGAGCGTCGACTGGAGATATGACTACTTCGACCCGAACGGAGAGCATCACGAGGCATTCATCACTTTCGTCGCCCACGAGCTCATCAGCTGGGTGGATGAAAACTTCCCGACACTGAAGGTCGGCACATCACGTACACTGATGGGCGATTCCCTGGCCGGGAGCTTTGCATTTTCCATTGCTGCCAAGTATCCGGCGACTTTTTCGAATGCATTGGCCCTGAGCCCGTTCGTCGATGATGCATTCATCGAACGCTTCAAATCGCAGATGACACTCATGCATCTCGATCTGTATCATACGATCGGTCTCGAGGAGGATGACTTCGAAACGATTTCCGGTGAGCAGGCAGACTTCCTGACACCGAACCGCGAACTCAACGAATATCTCTCCACGCAGATGCTCGAATACACGTACCGCGAACTTGATGGCGGCCATATCTGGAAGTCTTGGAAACCTGAGCTTGAACCGGCGCTTCGGCACTTCCTTAGTTAG
- a CDS encoding YjcG family protein, with the protein MKFGVAMFPSKELQDKVNQYRKRYDAHYALIPPHITIKDRFEADESEKEEIAKYLKEVAKKHEPTEIEIKKVSSFSPNSLVIYFKVEKNEKLQSLHDALNSGDFYGENKHPFVPHLTIAQGQTTQEYEDIFGHLSMIGIQHKETLDKISLLYQLENGVWQVYETYRLGEG; encoded by the coding sequence ATGAAGTTTGGGGTAGCGATGTTTCCATCCAAAGAACTACAAGATAAAGTGAATCAATATAGAAAAAGATATGATGCACACTACGCACTTATTCCCCCACACATTACGATCAAGGACCGTTTTGAAGCGGATGAGTCCGAGAAAGAGGAAATTGCAAAGTATCTGAAGGAAGTTGCAAAAAAGCATGAGCCGACTGAAATTGAAATCAAGAAGGTTTCCAGCTTTTCACCGAACTCACTCGTCATCTATTTCAAGGTGGAAAAGAATGAAAAACTCCAATCCCTGCATGATGCATTGAACAGCGGTGACTTCTATGGTGAAAACAAACACCCATTCGTCCCGCACCTTACAATCGCACAGGGCCAGACAACGCAGGAATATGAAGACATCTTCGGCCATCTGAGCATGATCGGCATCCAGCACAAGGAAACGCTTGATAAGATCAGCCTCCTCTACCAGTTGGAAAACGGTGTATGGCAAGTCTATGAAACATATAGGCTTGGCGAAGGTTAA
- the fabI gene encoding enoyl-ACP reductase FabI — protein sequence MNLEGKTFVIMGVANKRSIAWGAARALDQMGAKLVFTILNERFRRELDKLVGDLEGDHDVIVECDVTNDEQVEAAFNEIKEKTGGIDGVLHAIAYAGKDELQGGYSETTREGFKNALDISAYSLAVVSKHAKTIMNEGGSIVTMTYLGGERAMPNYNVMGVAKAALESSVRYLALDLGESGIRVNAVSAGPIRTLSSSAVGDFKSILKEIEERAPLKRNVDQLEVGNTVAFLLSDLASGITGEVLHVDSGYHIMA from the coding sequence ATGAATCTCGAAGGTAAAACTTTTGTCATCATGGGTGTCGCCAACAAGCGCAGTATCGCATGGGGCGCAGCGCGGGCACTGGACCAGATGGGTGCAAAACTTGTATTTACGATTTTGAATGAGCGTTTCAGACGCGAACTGGATAAACTGGTCGGCGACCTTGAAGGCGACCACGATGTCATTGTTGAATGTGACGTCACGAACGATGAGCAGGTGGAAGCGGCATTCAACGAAATCAAAGAGAAGACAGGCGGCATCGACGGCGTCCTCCACGCCATCGCCTATGCAGGTAAGGACGAGCTGCAGGGCGGCTACAGCGAAACGACGCGGGAAGGCTTCAAGAATGCACTCGACATCAGTGCATACTCACTCGCAGTCGTTTCCAAGCACGCCAAGACGATCATGAATGAAGGCGGCAGCATCGTCACGATGACATACCTCGGCGGCGAACGTGCAATGCCGAACTACAACGTCATGGGTGTTGCGAAAGCAGCCCTCGAGTCCAGCGTACGCTACCTGGCCCTCGATCTCGGTGAATCCGGCATCCGCGTCAATGCGGTATCCGCAGGCCCGATCCGTACACTGAGTTCTTCAGCAGTCGGAGACTTCAAGTCCATCCTCAAGGAAATCGAAGAGCGTGCACCACTCAAGCGCAACGTCGATCAGCTCGAAGTCGGCAATACGGTAGCCTTCCTGCTCAGCGACCTCGCAAGCGGCATCACCGGTGAAGTGCTCCACGTAGACTCCGGCTACCACATCATGGCATAG
- a CDS encoding cation:proton antiporter family protein, translated as MEHGPSVVSLAIVVLAALLTPILISRLKVSFLPVVVAEIIVGVIIGRSFLNIVDAGDPWLNILSTLGFIFLMFLSGLEIDFDAFTQKSTGQKKSKVLKRPLPNTLLLTTGIFLGILTLSLLFAFMMRGFGIFDDIFLLVIIISTISLGVVVPTLKEANLITTQMGQIILLVAVIADLSTMIMLAFYSQLYADASQPIWLMTILVGFAILFYLLGRVMNQSHFIKQLNNGTMQIGIRGVFALIIMLVALAEGVGAENILGAFIAGCIVSLLKPDQDIVHKLDSFGYGFFIPIFFIMVGVDLDLPSLFSDSRVFILIPVLLLAFLLSKLVPVLVLLRYFDAKRVTAAGFLLTSTLSLIIAAAVIAEQIGMITNAESGMFILSAVIACIITPAIFRQLYPEGENEDRVINVTVFGNNQLTVPVAHSIAGGLYNVKLVFHKNYSDSRERSTDNLSFHEIPEYSEEALDEIEAFDADVVVLGANDSEINWRVAEMADKKGVERIIYRVDDPTQESAVKERGYELFSTMLSSKTLLRGLIESPNMMQLLSDEDTAIYEIQMNNYRYDEMLLRNFPFTGDIIFLRILRGQESLVPHGDTPLHVDDRIFMTGSREYVEELKRELELY; from the coding sequence ATGGAACATGGACCATCTGTAGTATCATTGGCGATCGTTGTGCTTGCGGCATTGCTTACGCCAATACTGATCAGCCGCCTTAAAGTAAGTTTCCTCCCGGTCGTGGTTGCGGAGATCATCGTCGGGGTCATCATCGGAAGATCATTCCTCAATATCGTCGATGCAGGCGATCCGTGGCTGAACATCCTCTCCACACTGGGTTTTATATTTCTGATGTTCCTCAGTGGACTTGAGATCGACTTCGACGCCTTCACCCAGAAATCCACCGGGCAGAAGAAATCGAAGGTGCTGAAACGTCCGCTGCCGAACACGCTTCTACTGACCACCGGCATATTCCTCGGCATCCTGACGCTCAGCCTGCTGTTTGCGTTCATGATGCGGGGATTCGGTATATTTGATGACATCTTCCTGCTCGTCATCATCATCTCCACAATTTCACTCGGTGTCGTCGTACCGACACTGAAGGAGGCGAACCTCATCACGACGCAGATGGGGCAGATCATCCTGCTCGTCGCTGTCATTGCGGATCTCTCCACGATGATCATGCTGGCATTCTATTCCCAGCTGTACGCGGACGCCAGCCAGCCGATCTGGCTGATGACGATCCTCGTCGGCTTTGCAATCCTGTTCTATCTACTGGGTCGGGTCATGAACCAGTCGCACTTCATCAAGCAGTTGAACAATGGTACGATGCAGATCGGCATCCGGGGCGTGTTCGCCCTGATCATCATGCTGGTGGCGCTTGCCGAAGGGGTGGGGGCTGAGAACATCCTCGGCGCCTTCATCGCCGGCTGCATCGTCAGCCTGCTCAAGCCCGATCAGGACATCGTCCACAAGCTCGATTCATTCGGCTACGGATTCTTCATTCCCATCTTCTTCATCATGGTGGGCGTGGACCTCGACCTGCCGTCGCTGTTCTCGGACAGCCGGGTGTTCATACTGATACCTGTGCTGCTGCTCGCCTTCCTGCTCAGCAAGCTGGTGCCGGTACTGGTGCTGCTCCGATACTTTGATGCGAAGCGTGTTACAGCAGCAGGTTTCCTGCTGACGTCGACATTGTCGCTCATCATCGCAGCTGCTGTCATCGCCGAGCAGATCGGCATGATCACGAACGCAGAAAGCGGCATGTTCATACTGAGTGCCGTCATCGCCTGCATCATCACACCGGCAATATTCAGGCAGCTCTATCCCGAGGGTGAAAATGAAGACCGCGTAATCAATGTGACGGTCTTCGGCAACAACCAGCTGACCGTACCGGTAGCCCACAGCATCGCCGGCGGGCTGTATAATGTGAAGCTCGTCTTCCACAAGAACTATTCGGATTCGAGGGAGCGGAGTACCGATAATCTGAGTTTCCATGAAATTCCGGAATACTCGGAGGAGGCGCTCGATGAGATCGAAGCCTTCGATGCGGATGTCGTCGTGCTCGGCGCCAATGATTCCGAAATCAACTGGCGGGTTGCCGAAATGGCCGACAAGAAGGGCGTCGAGCGCATCATCTACCGCGTCGACGATCCGACGCAGGAGAGTGCCGTCAAGGAACGCGGCTACGAGCTGTTCTCGACGATGCTCAGTTCGAAGACGCTGCTGCGCGGCCTGATCGAATCACCGAACATGATGCAGCTCCTCTCGGATGAGGATACAGCAATCTATGAAATCCAGATGAACAACTACCGTTATGATGAGATGCTGCTCCGGAACTTCCCGTTCACCGGGGACATCATCTTCCTCAGGATATTGCGCGGCCAGGAATCCCTCGTGCCGCATGGCGATACGCCGCTGCATGTGGATGACCGCATCTTCATGACGGGATCAAGGGAATATGTCGAAGAGCTCAAGCGCGAGCTTGAACTTTATTGA
- the mgtE gene encoding magnesium transporter, producing the protein MADVIEKTEMELEYEALLARLREGEMDAFREAFFDLHTYEQSEFYLELEEEDRQKMYHFLSPEEVAEFFDSLELEPEEYDALFEEMDARYAASMLGAMQYDNAVDILNEVTKEKLTSFLTLMDRADAQEIRKLMNYEEDTAGGIMTTEFVSVTSLMTVREAMRHLKQMALDSETIYYVFVVDPDRKLAGILSLRELIIADDDAYIGDIMVERVVSARVSDDQEEVAQIMRDYDFLAMPVVDYQDHLVGIITADDIMDVMAEEAHEDYSRLAGMSEIEPASDSSFSTAKKRLPWLIGLTFMGMITAAMLTTFEDTLAQVAVLGAFIPIIGGMAGNSGTQSLAVAVRGIATGEIKDTSKIKLALREMGSGLITGLVCGLIIFGIITLLYDSSILGIIVGVSLLIAMTLATLLGTLIPLLMSRLNIDPAVASGPFITTANDIISLLVYFSLANAFMSYLL; encoded by the coding sequence ATGGCTGATGTGATAGAAAAGACAGAAATGGAACTTGAATATGAAGCATTGCTCGCCCGCCTGAGGGAGGGGGAGATGGATGCGTTCCGTGAGGCCTTCTTCGACCTGCATACCTACGAGCAGAGTGAGTTCTATCTCGAACTCGAGGAAGAAGACCGGCAGAAGATGTATCATTTCCTCAGTCCGGAAGAGGTGGCGGAGTTCTTCGACAGCCTGGAGCTCGAACCGGAAGAGTACGACGCACTGTTCGAAGAGATGGATGCCCGGTATGCAGCAAGCATGCTCGGGGCGATGCAGTACGACAACGCCGTCGACATATTGAACGAAGTGACGAAGGAGAAGCTCACTTCATTCCTGACGCTGATGGACCGTGCGGATGCGCAGGAGATACGCAAGCTCATGAACTATGAGGAGGACACGGCCGGCGGTATCATGACGACCGAGTTCGTCAGTGTGACCTCCCTCATGACCGTGCGTGAGGCAATGCGGCACCTCAAGCAGATGGCGCTTGATTCGGAGACGATCTATTATGTGTTCGTCGTGGATCCGGACCGGAAGCTTGCAGGGATCCTGTCCCTCCGTGAACTGATCATTGCGGATGACGACGCCTATATCGGTGACATCATGGTCGAGCGTGTCGTCTCGGCACGCGTCTCGGATGACCAGGAGGAAGTGGCCCAGATCATGCGGGACTACGACTTCCTTGCGATGCCGGTCGTCGACTACCAGGATCACCTGGTCGGCATCATCACGGCGGACGACATCATGGACGTCATGGCTGAAGAGGCCCACGAGGACTACTCCCGGCTTGCCGGTATGAGTGAAATCGAACCGGCTTCCGACTCTTCATTCTCCACAGCGAAGAAGCGGCTGCCGTGGCTCATCGGCCTGACGTTCATGGGCATGATCACTGCAGCGATGCTGACGACATTCGAGGATACACTGGCCCAGGTGGCCGTCCTCGGTGCCTTCATTCCGATCATCGGGGGCATGGCCGGCAACAGCGGCACACAGTCGCTGGCTGTGGCCGTCCGCGGTATCGCGACCGGGGAAATAAAGGACACGAGCAAAATAAAACTGGCCCTGCGCGAGATGGGATCGGGCCTCATCACAGGACTTGTATGCGGCCTGATCATCTTCGGCATCATTACACTCTTGTATGACTCCTCGATTCTTGGTATCATCGTCGGAGTCAGTCTGCTGATTGCGATGACGCTGGCCACACTGCTCGGTACACTCATACCGCTGCTGATGAGCCGGCTGAACATCGACCCGGCAGTCGCCAGCGGGCCATTCATAACGACGGCAAACGACATCATCAGCCTGCTCGTCTATTTCTCGCTTGCGAACGCCTTCATGTCGTATCTGTTATAA
- a CDS encoding NAD kinase, whose product MRFFIVSKGDTKSNALKDKMMNYMVDMGMTPDEKAPDIVISVGGDGTLLQAFHRYQHLLDHTAFVGVHTGHLGFYADWLPQEVERLIIAIQNDEFQVIEYPLLETIIRYESEGTETRYLALNEATLRTDNGTTLVMDVDIRNQHFERFRGDGLCISTPSGSTAYNKALGGALIHPSIEAIQITEIASINNRVFRTVGSPLVLPKHHTCQVLPVNSEVYQMTIDHINLVHKGVKSIQFRVADEKMRFARFRPFPFWKRVHDSFIS is encoded by the coding sequence ATGAGGTTTTTCATCGTTTCCAAAGGAGACACCAAATCGAATGCATTGAAGGATAAAATGATGAACTACATGGTGGACATGGGGATGACCCCCGATGAGAAGGCGCCTGACATCGTTATTTCGGTCGGAGGGGACGGCACGCTGCTCCAGGCCTTCCACCGCTATCAGCACCTCCTTGACCACACGGCATTCGTCGGTGTACATACAGGGCACCTCGGCTTCTATGCAGACTGGCTGCCGCAGGAAGTGGAGCGGCTCATCATCGCCATACAGAACGACGAATTCCAGGTGATCGAGTATCCACTGCTCGAGACGATCATCCGCTACGAGTCGGAAGGTACGGAAACGCGGTATCTTGCGCTGAATGAAGCGACGCTCAGGACCGACAACGGGACGACGCTCGTCATGGATGTCGATATCCGGAACCAGCATTTCGAACGGTTCAGGGGGGATGGCCTGTGCATTTCGACGCCATCCGGCTCGACCGCCTACAACAAGGCCCTCGGCGGTGCGCTGATCCATCCGTCCATCGAAGCGATACAGATTACGGAAATCGCCTCGATCAACAACAGGGTCTTCCGTACCGTCGGTTCACCGCTCGTCCTGCCGAAGCACCACACATGCCAGGTGCTGCCGGTAAACAGCGAAGTCTACCAGATGACGATCGACCATATCAATCTCGTGCACAAGGGCGTCAAATCGATCCAGTTCAGGGTGGCGGATGAGAAGATGAGGTTCGCCCGCTTCAGACCGTTCCCATTCTGGAAACGGGTGCACGATTCCTTTATCTCCTAG
- a CDS encoding GTP pyrophosphokinase codes for MEQWEKFLAPYKQAVEELKIKLKGMRQDYQLTRQSSPVEFVTARVKPVQSIIEKASARNIPYDRLQEGMYDIAGVRIMCQFVDDIELICTQIRNRSDMKVVEERDYVANTKESGYRSYHLIVEYPVERIGGAVTILAEIQIRTLAMNFWATIEHTLNYKYSGEYPPEIKKRLQNAAEAAYLLDQEMSEIREEIQDAQKYYTKKRNIR; via the coding sequence ATGGAACAATGGGAGAAGTTTCTTGCACCTTACAAGCAGGCTGTCGAGGAGCTCAAGATCAAACTGAAGGGGATGCGGCAGGATTATCAGCTCACTCGCCAGTCCTCGCCGGTGGAATTCGTGACGGCAAGGGTCAAGCCGGTGCAGAGCATCATAGAGAAAGCGAGTGCACGCAATATCCCCTATGACCGTCTGCAGGAGGGCATGTATGATATTGCAGGTGTGAGGATCATGTGCCAGTTCGTTGATGACATCGAGCTGATCTGTACCCAGATCCGCAACCGCTCGGACATGAAGGTGGTCGAAGAGCGCGACTACGTCGCCAACACGAAGGAGAGCGGCTACCGTTCCTACCACCTTATCGTCGAATACCCGGTGGAGCGCATCGGCGGCGCGGTGACCATCCTCGCAGAAATCCAGATCCGCACGCTGGCTATGAACTTCTGGGCGACTATAGAACATACGCTGAACTACAAATACAGCGGGGAATATCCTCCGGAAATAAAGAAGCGGCTCCAGAACGCGGCTGAGGCGGCATATCTTCTCGATCAGGAGATGTCCGAGATCCGTGAAGAGATCCAGGATGCCCAGAAATATTATACGAAGAAGCGGAACATACGCTGA
- a CDS encoding CYTH domain-containing protein yields MKELEIEFKNLLTGEEYGRLHEALFKNTQPVVQTNFYIDTPDFSLKHNRLLLRIRDMGGQQVMTLKEPTVKGVMEYHGEVESDLNFDHNIRKDEIPELICGELERFGIDTAQLKIYGALSTERRETAYKDGLLVLDKNSYLDTEDFELEFEVDNYDKGETHFLNLLEEYGIERRREVTKVARFYNKLNDIRSGDNYANSI; encoded by the coding sequence ATGAAAGAACTCGAAATAGAATTTAAGAACCTCTTGACCGGAGAGGAATATGGACGCCTGCACGAAGCGCTGTTCAAGAACACACAGCCGGTTGTACAGACGAATTTCTATATAGATACCCCTGATTTCAGCCTGAAACACAACCGTCTGCTGCTGAGGATCAGGGATATGGGCGGACAACAGGTCATGACGCTGAAGGAACCGACCGTAAAAGGCGTGATGGAGTACCACGGTGAAGTGGAGAGCGACCTGAATTTCGACCACAACATCCGTAAGGACGAGATACCTGAACTCATCTGTGGCGAGCTCGAGCGCTTCGGCATAGATACGGCACAGCTCAAGATATACGGCGCCCTTTCCACCGAAAGGCGTGAAACGGCCTATAAGGATGGCCTGCTCGTGCTCGACAAGAACAGCTATCTCGACACGGAAGACTTTGAACTCGAATTCGAAGTGGACAATTACGACAAGGGTGAAACGCACTTCCTGAACCTGCTTGAGGAATATGGAATCGAACGCCGCCGGGAAGTGACGAAGGTCGCACGTTTCTACAACAAACTGAACGACATCAGATCGGGTGACAACTATGCCAATTCCATTTAA
- a CDS encoding globin: MPIPFKEIGQDKLYRMIDIFYSYVAEDARINHLFPDDLTETAYKQKLFQTQFLGGPNLYNDEYGHPMLKARHAPFRITPEAAEAWLENMDRAMNDVGLEEELKAYIMARYTLTANHMVNSID, encoded by the coding sequence ATGCCAATTCCATTTAAGGAGATCGGCCAGGACAAGCTGTACCGCATGATCGACATCTTCTACAGCTATGTTGCAGAAGATGCGCGCATCAACCACCTTTTTCCGGACGACCTGACTGAGACGGCCTATAAACAGAAGCTGTTCCAGACACAGTTCCTTGGTGGGCCGAACCTCTATAATGATGAATACGGCCATCCGATGCTGAAAGCACGCCATGCCCCGTTCCGCATCACGCCGGAAGCGGCTGAAGCGTGGCTTGAGAACATGGACCGGGCGATGAACGACGTAGGTCTTGAAGAGGAATTGAAAGCATACATTATGGCACGTTACACATTGACAGCGAACCATATGGTGAATTCAATAGATTAA